One part of the Gossypium raimondii isolate GPD5lz chromosome 1, ASM2569854v1, whole genome shotgun sequence genome encodes these proteins:
- the LOC105786759 gene encoding uncharacterized protein LOC105786759: MTMLFVNTLKAPFITHMLGSATKNFADIVMSGEIIEIAVKSGKIDVGDNNRRQNSKKKEGEVNNVNTHSKSITVNQPRKVVAGQQGSSKQESGTRPSNERPQFTPIPMSYKELYQNLFNAHVVAPFYLTPLQPPYSKWYDANAQCDYHAGVTGHSIEHCTAFKKLVEKLIQMGVVKIDDSSGTENPLPKHTDARVNMVGEVTGKKVKKNIDEVRIPLRRVWKEMVRRGLIVSDVVESDETQNYCEFHHEVGHEIQVCEKFRALVQSMMDVGEIEFFEEEERKGSICVSELETRIPKIIISRPRVTEVKTQVTPKIVIQKPTKFLYKNSKKVPRNYECEITISGKEASISVAKENQKTGIRVNTEKYGSGINSQAESVEGKVFAAEQKEEKKAELSVVEQLHKQPARISVLALLKNSEVHRNALMKALNEAYVASDISVNQLDRLINNISADNFIFFNDDEIPSGGMGSTKALHITAWCKGSLVSGVLINNGSALNVLPLSTLNRLPVDSSHMKTCQNVVRAFDGTGRKVLGRIEILLLIGPNTYKVDFIVMDIKPSYNCLLGRPWIHSAGAVPSMLHQKLKLVTEGRLVTINAEESIIASVTSNAPYVETDEEAVECSFRTLEFINTTFIAEGNRIEIPKISKTTRIGLQLMVGRGAVPGKGLGRDLQGRVEAPVMKEKFDHFGLGYRQDIKQIRREIERRQERRKARLTGNEVSWEPMVFPHISKTFVSGGFIHPEQRVLEVEGVEEILGDIHINALDTVERETWLEISLYEHGSDLGQLIAEEIPVVFRACSESPDINDMSDAASDSESPFERDRCLEGSQNFEDDIDCDVSPDLLRMVEEEDQQISHHRESLEIVSLEEGKEVKIGIDISAKTRQDLIELLREFKDVFAWSYQDIPWLSTDIVVHRLPIKKDCKPASPKDNFPLPHIDTLVDNTAGYSLFSFMDGFYGYNQIKMHPKDMRKTTFITLWGTFCYKVMPFGLKNAGATYQRAMVTLFHDMMHKEIEVYVDDMIAKSRTEEEHVQVLRKLFFRLRNFQLKLNPTKCTFGARSGKLLGFIVSGKGIEVDPDKVRAIRDLPPPHTQKEVRGFLGRLNYISRFISQLTEKCDPLFRLLKKHNPGIWDEECQKAFDKLKQYLSNPPVLSPPNLDRPLILYLTVFDNSMGKLDFDCTNNMAEYEACIMGIRAAIERKIKVLEVYGDSALVIYQLKGEWETKGL, from the exons atgacgatgctttttGTAAATACGCTAAAGGCCCCTTTTATCACACACATGCTAGGCAGTGCCACGAAAAATTTTGCTGACATAGTCATGAGCGGTGAGATAATTGAAATTGCTGTAAAAAGCGGGAAAATAGATGTTGGAGATAATAACAGAAgacaaaattcaaagaaaaaagaaggtgaGGTAAACAACGTGAATACACATAGCAAGTCaattacggtgaatcagccTAGAAAGGTGGTGGCAGGTCAACAGGGTTCATCAAAACAGGAATCTGGTACAAGGCCAAGTAATGAGAGGCCTCAGTTTACACCCATTCCTATGTCGTACAAAGAGTTGTATCAGAATTTATTTAACGCGCATGTTGTTGCCCCATTTTATTTGACTCCCTTACAGCCTCCATATTCTAAATGGTATGACGCaaatgcacaatgcgattacCATGCAGGAGTTACGGGGCACTCCATAGAGCATTGTACTGCttttaaaaagcttgttgaGAAGTTGATTCAGATGGGCGTTGTCAAGATAGATGATTCATCAGGTacagaaaatccattacccaaaCATACTGATGCAAGGGTAAACATGGTAGGTGAAGTTACGGGGAAGAAGGTCAAGAAGAATATTGATGAGGTAAGGATCCCTTTGAGGAGGGTTTGGAAGGAAATGGTAAGAAGAGGGTTGATTGTTTCGGATGTGGTGGAGAGTGACGAGACCCAAAATtattgtgagttccatcatgagGTAGGACATGAAATTCAGGTATGTGAGAAGTTCAGAGCTCTGGTCCAGAGCATGATGGATGTTGGAGAAATAGAGTTTTTTgaagaggaagaaagaaaaggaagtaTATGCGTATCGGAGTTAGAGACGAGGATTCCGAAGATTATCATCTCGCGCCCTAGGGTTACTGAAGTCAAGACACAAGTGACACCGAAGATTGTTATTCAAAAGCCGACAAAGTTTTTGTATAAGAATAGCAAGAAAGTCCCCCGGAATTATGAATGCGAGATAACAATTTCGGGGAAGGAAGCTTCAATTAGTGTTGCGAAAGAAAACCAAAAGACAGGTATTCGTGTGAATACTGAGAAGTATGGTAGTGGGATAAATTCTCAAGCAGAATCAGTAGAGGGAAAAGTCTTTGCAGCAGAGcaaaaggaagagaagaaggCTGAATTAAG TGTTGTAGAGCAGCTGCATAAACAGCCAGCTCGTATATCGGTGTTGGCCTTGCTCAAGAATTCAGAGGTGCATCGAAATGCGCTGATGAAGGCGTTAAATGAAGCCTACGTGGCAAGTGATATTTCTGTCAACCAATTGGATCGGTTGATCAACAATATAAGCGctgataattttatcttcttcaatgatgacGAAATACCATCTGGAGGTATGGGGTCCACGAAAGCTCTGCACATTACTGCTTGGTGTAAAGGAAGCCTGGTGTCgggagttttaattaataatgggTCTGCATTGAATGTACTGCCCTTATCTACTCTCAATAGGCTACCTGTGGATAGCTCACATATGAAAACATGTCAAAACGTGGTAAGAGCGTTCGATGGGACGGGAAGGAAGGTTTTGGGGAGGATTGAGATACTGTTGCTGATAGGCCCAAATACTTATAAAGTAGATTTCATTGTTATGGATATCAAGCCTTCATATAACTGTTTATTAGGCAGACCTTGGATACATTCGGCGGGGGCCGTGCCTTCAATGCTGCATCAGAAGTTAAAATTGGTGACAGAAGGACGGTTAGTGACAATAAATGCCGAGGAAAGTATTATTGCGTCAGTGACCAGCAATGCACCATATGTGGAGACGGACGAAGAGGCGGTGGAATGTTCTTTCCGGACTTTAGAGTTTAttaatacaacatttattgcTGAGGGGAATAGAATTGAAATACCGAAGATATCCAAGACTACAAGAATAGGCCTTCAATTAATGGTGGGAAGAGGAGCTGTACCCGGAAAAGGTTTGGGAAGAGATTTGCAAGGAAGAGTTGAAGCACCAGTGATGAAAGAAAAGTTTGATCACTTTGGTCTGGGCTATAGACAggatataaaacaaataagaagGGAAATAGAAAGAAGACAGGAGAGAAGAAAGGCACGTCTGACTGGAAATGAAGTTAGTTGGGAGCCTATGGTTTTTCCTCACATATCCAAGACCTTCGTTTCGGGAGGGTTTATTCATCCGGAACAAAGAGTGCTTGAGGTGGAAGGTGTTGAAGAAATATTAGGAGATATTCACATCAATGCCCTAGACACGGTTGAAAGAGAGACTTGGCTAGAGATTAGCCTTTACGAGCACGGAAGTGATCTCGGACAATTGATTGCGGAAGAGattcctgtagtttttagagcttgtTCAGA gtccccagatatcaatgatatgagtgaCGCTGCTTCAGACTCAGAATCACCTTTCGAACGAGATAGATGTTTAGAAGGATCACAGaattttgaagatgacatagactGTGATGTATCTCCGGACTTATTGAGAATGGTAGAAGAGGAGGATCAGCAAATCTCACATCATAGAGAATCATTGGAGATTGTGAGTCTGGAGGAAGGAAAAGAAGTAAAGATTGGAATTGACATTTCTGCCAAGACAAGGcaagacctcattgagttactccgtgaattcaaagatgtctttgcatGGTCATATCAAGATATACCTTGGTTAAGCACTGATATTGTGGTGCACCGTCTTCCTATAAAAAAGGATTGCAAGcca GCTAgtccaaaagataattttccgTTGCCTCACATTGATACTTTGGTAGATAATACTGCAGGctattcattgttttctttcatggacggTTTTTATGgatataatcaaataaagatgcaccCAAAAGACATGAGAAAGACCACATTTATCACTTTATGGGGAACGTtctgttataaagtgatgccctttggattaaagaatgcggggGCAACTTATCAAAGAGCTATGGTAACTTtatttcatgacatgatgcacaaggagattgaggtttatgttgacGATATGATTGCGAAATCCAGAACGGAAGAGGAGCATGTTCAAGTTCTgcgaaaattattttttagactAAGAAAtttccagctcaagcttaatccaacAAAATGCACCTTTGGAGCTAGGTCGGGGAAGTTGttaggcttcatagtcagtgggaaaggaattgaagttgaTCCAGACAAAGTCAGGGCAATACGAGATTTGCCTCCACCACACACACAGAAGGAAGTACGGGGTTTTCTGGGAAGATTGAACTACATTTCTCGATTTATCTCACAACTgactgagaaatgtgatcccCTATTCCGTCTCCTAAAAAAACATAATCCAGGCATATGGGATGAAGAATGCCAGAAGgcttttgacaaattaaaacaatatttgtcTAATCCTCCAGTGCTATCACCACCTAATCTGGATAGGCCATTAATACTGTATCTAACAGTATTTGACAATTCTATGGG CAAGCtggattttgattgtacaaataatATGGCAGAGTATGAAGCGTGCATTATGGGCATTCGTGCAGCCATCGAGCGAAAAATCAAAGTGTTAGAAGTGTATGGGGATTCTGCACTAGTGATATATCAACTCAAGGGAGAATGGGAAACAAAGGGACTCTAA